A genomic segment from Lutibacter sp. A80 encodes:
- a CDS encoding MarR family winged helix-turn-helix transcriptional regulator, whose product MTEFSKEINSTFPNEKIKALLNIKFTANYFDTLGNEQLKPFKISEQQYNILRILRGAKKAITVKTVKERMVQKSPNSTRLMDKLCDKKLIERERCEHDRRVVYVKITEKGLDLLSKVKMESLDNYFNNLSEDEARILNTLLDKFRTNDSKNI is encoded by the coding sequence ATGACAGAATTTTCTAAAGAAATAAACTCAACATTTCCTAATGAAAAAATTAAGGCGCTGCTAAATATAAAGTTTACAGCAAACTATTTTGATACATTGGGAAATGAACAGTTAAAACCTTTTAAAATTTCTGAACAGCAATACAACATACTTAGAATTTTAAGAGGAGCAAAAAAAGCAATTACAGTAAAAACTGTAAAAGAACGTATGGTGCAAAAATCGCCAAATTCTACTCGTTTAATGGATAAATTATGTGATAAAAAATTGATTGAACGTGAACGCTGCGAACATGATAGACGGGTAGTTTATGTAAAAATAACCGAAAAGGGATTGGATTTATTGTCGAAAGTTAAAATGGAAAGTTTAGATAATTATTTCAATAATCTTTCTGAAGATGAGGCAAGAATTTTAAATACTCTTTTAGATAAGTTTAGAACAAATGATAGCAAAAATATATAA
- a CDS encoding NADPH-dependent FMN reductase, translating to MKRILTIGASTSKKSINKILAEYTGSLLTDVEVINIDLNNYSMPIFSVDLESEKGFPEGAINLNYEIEKSDGFIISFAEHNGAYTAAFKNAFDWLSRINGKVWRDKPMLLLATSPGARGGQTVLELAVKRFPFNGGEIIGNMSVPSFFDNFKEGVLVDQHLKLNLLRLVENFQKSV from the coding sequence ATGAAAAGAATTCTTACAATTGGAGCTAGTACAAGTAAAAAGTCGATAAATAAAATTCTTGCAGAATATACAGGTAGTTTATTGACTGATGTTGAAGTGATAAATATTGATTTAAATAACTATAGTATGCCTATTTTTTCGGTTGATTTAGAATCTGAAAAAGGTTTTCCAGAAGGTGCAATTAATTTAAATTATGAAATTGAAAAATCTGATGGATTTATAATTTCTTTTGCCGAGCATAATGGAGCGTATACGGCAGCTTTTAAAAATGCATTTGATTGGCTATCAAGAATAAATGGTAAAGTGTGGAGAGATAAACCAATGCTTTTATTGGCAACATCACCAGGAGCTCGAGGAGGGCAAACAGTTTTAGAACTTGCCGTTAAAAGGTTTCCATTTAATGGAGGTGAAATTATAGGGAATATGTCAGTTCCATCCTTTTTTGATAATTTTAAAGAGGGAGTGTTAGTTGACCAACATTTAAAGTTAAACCTTTTAAGATTAGTAGAAAATTTTCAAAAATCGGTTTAA
- a CDS encoding DoxX family protein, which produces MKTNKIIYWLSTGLLSALLLMSAGMYIFNNAEVSKMFIGFGYPVYIIYPLAVAKILAVGVLVTQKQSKIKEWTYSALFFEFILAFFAHVMIKDGEQMAAIIAIVLLVVSYVFGRKLFK; this is translated from the coding sequence ATGAAAACAAACAAAATTATTTATTGGTTAAGTACAGGATTATTAAGTGCTTTATTATTAATGTCTGCAGGAATGTACATATTTAATAATGCAGAAGTTTCAAAAATGTTTATAGGTTTTGGTTATCCTGTGTATATCATTTACCCTTTAGCTGTAGCTAAAATTTTAGCAGTTGGTGTATTGGTAACTCAAAAACAATCAAAAATTAAAGAATGGACATATTCGGCTTTATTTTTTGAATTTATATTAGCTTTTTTTGCACATGTAATGATTAAAGATGGAGAACAAATGGCTGCAATAATAGCAATTGTGTTATTAGTTGTTTCTTATGTTTTTGGTAGAAAGTTATTTAAATAA
- a CDS encoding acyl-CoA carboxylase subunit beta — protein MDIKFNVNEDYNKLQLSELKKKLLKVYKGGGKEKIEKHKAKGKLTARERIDYLFDKKSDSIEIGALVGDEMYTEHGGCPSGGVVVKIGYIKGKQCIVVANDATVKAGAWFPITGKKNLRAQEISIENKIPIIYLVDSAGVYLPMQDEIFPDKEHFGRIFRNNAVMSSMGITQISAIMGSCVAGGAYLPIMSDEAMIVDKTASIFLAGSYLVKAAIGESIDNETLGGATTHCEISGVTDYKASDDKDALDKIRNIVDKIGDYNKAGFNRIKAKPPIENPEDIFGILPKTRTDQYEIRAIIERIVDNSEFEEYKKDYGKTIVCAYARINGWAVGIIANQRKIVKNGKKEMQFGGVIYSDSADKATRFIANCNQKKIPLVFLQDVTGFMVGSKSEHGGIIKDGAKMVNAVSNSVVPKFTIIIGNSYGAGNYAMCGKAYDPRLIVAWPSARLAVMGGSQAAKVLLQIEKASLKKQGEKITKQKEQEILKSIQQKYDAQTSPYYAAARLWTDGVINPLDTRKWISMGIEAANHAPIEKQFNLGIIQV, from the coding sequence ATGGATATTAAATTCAATGTAAATGAAGATTACAACAAACTTCAATTATCAGAATTAAAAAAGAAATTGCTAAAAGTTTATAAAGGTGGTGGAAAAGAAAAAATTGAAAAACATAAAGCCAAGGGTAAATTAACTGCAAGAGAACGAATCGATTATTTATTTGATAAAAAATCTGACAGCATAGAAATTGGAGCATTAGTTGGTGATGAAATGTACACAGAGCACGGCGGCTGTCCTTCTGGTGGAGTTGTAGTTAAAATTGGATATATAAAAGGTAAACAATGCATTGTAGTAGCAAATGATGCAACCGTAAAAGCAGGAGCTTGGTTTCCTATAACTGGAAAAAAGAATTTACGTGCTCAAGAAATTTCTATTGAAAATAAAATTCCTATTATTTATTTAGTTGACAGTGCTGGTGTTTATTTACCAATGCAAGATGAAATTTTCCCAGATAAAGAACACTTTGGTAGAATTTTTAGAAATAATGCAGTAATGAGCAGTATGGGAATTACTCAAATTTCTGCAATAATGGGAAGCTGTGTTGCAGGTGGAGCATATTTACCAATTATGAGCGATGAAGCTATGATTGTAGATAAAACTGCTAGTATATTTTTAGCTGGAAGTTATTTAGTAAAAGCAGCTATAGGAGAAAGTATAGATAATGAAACCTTAGGAGGTGCAACTACGCATTGTGAAATTAGTGGAGTTACAGATTATAAAGCTAGTGATGATAAAGATGCTTTAGACAAAATTAGAAATATTGTAGATAAAATTGGAGATTATAACAAAGCTGGTTTTAATAGAATTAAAGCTAAACCTCCTATTGAAAATCCTGAAGATATTTTCGGAATTTTACCAAAAACAAGAACTGATCAATACGAAATAAGAGCAATTATAGAACGTATTGTAGATAATTCTGAATTTGAAGAATACAAAAAAGACTACGGAAAAACTATTGTATGTGCCTATGCACGAATTAATGGCTGGGCTGTTGGTATAATTGCTAATCAGCGTAAAATTGTAAAAAACGGTAAAAAAGAAATGCAATTTGGAGGTGTTATTTATTCAGATTCTGCAGATAAAGCTACACGTTTTATTGCAAATTGTAATCAGAAAAAAATACCACTAGTGTTTTTACAAGATGTTACAGGATTTATGGTTGGTAGTAAAAGTGAACACGGTGGCATTATTAAAGATGGTGCAAAAATGGTAAATGCTGTCAGCAATTCTGTTGTACCAAAATTCACAATAATTATTGGTAATTCTTATGGTGCAGGTAATTATGCAATGTGTGGTAAAGCTTACGATCCACGCCTAATTGTAGCTTGGCCATCAGCTAGATTAGCCGTAATGGGTGGATCACAAGCAGCAAAGGTATTGTTACAAATAGAAAAAGCTTCATTAAAAAAACAAGGAGAAAAAATTACCAAACAAAAAGAGCAAGAAATTCTAAAATCTATTCAACAAAAATACGACGCACAAACATCTCCATATTATGCTGCGGCTCGTTTATGGACAGATGGAGTTATAAATCCACTTGATACTAGAAAGTGGATAAGTATGGGTATTGAAGCTGCAAACCACGCTCCTATTGAAAAACAATTTAATTTAGGGATAATTCAGGTTTAA
- a CDS encoding YebC/PmpR family DNA-binding transcriptional regulator — MGRAFEFRKARKMKRWSAMAKTFTRIGKDIVMAVKEGGPNPDTNARLRAVIQNAKAANMPKDNVERAIKKASEKDTADYKEVLFEGYAPHGIAVVVETATDNNNRTVANVRAAFSKCDGNMGTSGSVVFMFDHTCNFRVKTEDLQMDLEEFELELIDFEVEEVFEDEDGILIYAPFEQFGAIQKYLEENNLEILSSGFERIPTTTVKLPEDQQADVEKLLERLEEDDDVQNVYHSMEM, encoded by the coding sequence ATGGGAAGAGCCTTTGAATTTAGAAAAGCACGTAAAATGAAACGTTGGTCTGCTATGGCAAAAACCTTTACTAGAATTGGTAAAGATATTGTTATGGCTGTTAAAGAAGGTGGTCCAAACCCCGATACCAATGCACGTTTAAGAGCTGTAATTCAAAATGCAAAGGCAGCAAATATGCCTAAAGACAATGTAGAACGTGCTATTAAAAAAGCAAGTGAAAAAGACACTGCAGATTATAAAGAAGTTCTATTTGAAGGTTATGCTCCACATGGTATTGCTGTAGTTGTTGAAACAGCAACAGATAATAACAATAGAACTGTTGCAAACGTAAGAGCTGCTTTTAGTAAATGCGACGGAAATATGGGTACTTCGGGCTCCGTAGTTTTTATGTTCGATCACACTTGTAACTTTAGAGTAAAAACCGAAGATTTACAAATGGATCTGGAAGAGTTTGAATTAGAATTAATAGATTTTGAAGTTGAAGAAGTTTTTGAAGATGAAGATGGAATTTTAATCTATGCTCCATTTGAACAATTTGGTGCTATTCAAAAATATTTAGAAGAAAACAACTTAGAAATACTTTCTTCTGGTTTTGAACGTATTCCTACAACAACTGTAAAATTACCTGAAGATCAACAAGCAGATGTTGAAAAATTATTAGAACGCCTAGAAGAAGATGACGATGTACAAAACGTATATCATTCTATGGAAATGTAA
- the ribD gene encoding bifunctional diaminohydroxyphosphoribosylaminopyrimidine deaminase/5-amino-6-(5-phosphoribosylamino)uracil reductase RibD gives MKLHEKYIKRCIQLAKNGFGTTYPNPMVGSVIVLNDVIIGEGWHKKAGEPHAEVHAINSVKDKSLLKNATIYVSLEPCSHFGKTPPCANLIVANGIKNVVIGIVDSNSKVCGRGVQYLKNNGCNVIVGVLEDECYKLNKRFFTFHTKKRPFIILKWAVTKDGFIDKLRDDTSEISPNWISNTYSQQYVHKMRAEEQAILVGTTTALNDNPTLNVRTWTGNNPVRIVIDRILKIPKDYNILNDGIKTIVLSEVKPVSISYKNVTFEHINFNKNVPEQICEILYRYEIQSLIIEGGKQTLQSFIDANLWDEAFIFEGKTTFGKGLEAPKLNAKLIESKKFLDDVLSIVTPI, from the coding sequence GTGAAATTACATGAAAAATATATAAAACGTTGCATTCAATTAGCTAAAAATGGTTTTGGAACTACTTATCCAAATCCAATGGTTGGAAGTGTAATTGTTTTAAACGACGTTATTATTGGAGAAGGTTGGCATAAAAAGGCAGGAGAACCACATGCCGAAGTACACGCAATTAATTCTGTTAAAGATAAATCGCTTTTAAAAAATGCTACAATCTATGTTAGTTTAGAACCTTGTTCGCATTTTGGTAAAACACCGCCTTGTGCAAATTTAATTGTAGCAAATGGTATTAAAAACGTTGTTATTGGAATAGTAGATTCTAATAGTAAAGTGTGTGGGAGAGGAGTTCAGTATTTAAAAAATAATGGTTGTAATGTAATAGTTGGTGTTTTAGAAGATGAATGTTATAAATTAAATAAACGTTTTTTTACATTTCATACTAAAAAAAGACCTTTTATAATTCTGAAATGGGCAGTAACTAAAGACGGTTTTATAGATAAATTAAGAGATGATACTTCCGAAATTTCTCCAAATTGGATTTCAAATACTTATTCTCAGCAATACGTACATAAAATGAGAGCTGAAGAACAAGCTATTTTGGTGGGTACAACAACGGCTTTAAATGACAATCCTACTTTAAATGTAAGAACATGGACAGGAAATAATCCTGTTAGAATTGTTATTGATAGAATTTTGAAAATACCCAAAGATTACAATATATTGAATGATGGAATTAAAACCATTGTTTTATCTGAAGTAAAACCTGTTAGTATTTCTTATAAAAATGTAACTTTTGAACACATTAATTTCAATAAAAATGTTCCAGAACAAATTTGTGAAATTTTATATAGGTATGAAATTCAATCTTTAATAATTGAAGGAGGAAAACAAACATTACAAAGTTTTATAGATGCTAATTTATGGGATGAAGCTTTTATTTTTGAAGGAAAAACTACCTTTGGAAAAGGCTTAGAAGCTCCAAAATTAAATGCAAAACTTATTGAATCTAAAAAGTTTTTAGATGATGTTTTAAGTATAGTTACACCAATATAA
- a CDS encoding GNAT family N-acetyltransferase, with protein MTLNNFIIREIIAEDNPKIAKAIRSILIEFGAPKVGTAYADTALDTLSENYTNKKSIYFVIEKNGEIFGGAGIKKLDNYKGNICELQKMYFKPEARGIGLGSKMMDICLQKAKEFGFESCYLETLPYMEGARKLYRKTGFKDLDAPMGDTGHYSCNLWMLKNL; from the coding sequence ATGACTCTTAATAACTTTATAATTAGAGAAATTATTGCTGAAGATAATCCTAAAATTGCAAAAGCAATTAGAAGCATTTTAATTGAATTTGGTGCCCCAAAAGTAGGAACAGCATATGCAGATACTGCATTAGATACGCTTTCTGAAAATTACACCAATAAAAAATCAATATACTTTGTTATTGAAAAAAATGGCGAAATATTTGGAGGAGCTGGCATAAAAAAACTCGATAATTATAAAGGAAATATATGCGAATTGCAAAAAATGTACTTTAAACCAGAAGCTCGAGGTATTGGTTTAGGAAGTAAAATGATGGATATTTGCCTACAAAAAGCAAAAGAATTTGGTTTTGAGAGTTGCTATTTAGAAACTTTACCTTATATGGAAGGAGCCCGTAAACTATATAGAAAAACTGGTTTTAAAGATTTAGATGCTCCTATGGGAGATACGGGACACTACTCATGTAACTTATGGATGCTTAAAAATTTATAA
- the prmC gene encoding peptide chain release factor N(5)-glutamine methyltransferase produces MYIQQFKTAFFNKLNTLYPSTEIQSFFNLLIDFKLNLSRIEVALHPDFEICKADLEYLQKATDDLEKQIPIQYIIGKTEFYGLPFEVNHNVLIPRPETEELVNWIISSTSKNKQIKILDIGTGSGCIPISLAKNLPNATVYALDVSAEALKTAKINAKNNNVNIHFIEADILKIDSLKDIFVSTANQTENSTLDKFDIIVSNPPYVRELEKTHMQTNVLEHEPHLALFVTNNNPLLFYNKIADLAKNHLLKDGNLYFEINQYLGKETMELLTSKKFKNPELKKDMFGEDRMIKAGC; encoded by the coding sequence ATGTATATACAACAATTTAAAACAGCGTTTTTTAATAAACTCAACACACTTTACCCTTCAACTGAAATTCAATCTTTTTTTAACCTATTGATTGATTTTAAATTAAACTTATCTAGAATTGAAGTCGCACTGCATCCAGATTTTGAAATTTGTAAAGCAGATTTAGAGTATTTACAAAAAGCTACTGACGATTTAGAAAAACAAATTCCAATACAATATATAATAGGTAAAACTGAATTTTACGGATTGCCTTTTGAAGTTAATCACAATGTATTAATTCCAAGACCTGAAACCGAAGAATTGGTAAATTGGATCATCTCTTCTACTTCAAAAAATAAACAAATAAAAATATTAGATATTGGAACTGGAAGTGGCTGTATTCCAATTTCATTGGCTAAAAATTTACCAAATGCTACAGTTTATGCGCTTGACGTTTCTGCTGAAGCTTTAAAAACAGCAAAAATAAACGCAAAAAACAACAATGTAAATATCCATTTTATTGAAGCTGATATTTTAAAAATAGATTCCTTAAAAGATATTTTTGTTAGTACAGCAAACCAAACGGAAAATTCAACGCTAGATAAATTCGATATTATTGTAAGTAATCCTCCATATGTTCGAGAATTAGAAAAAACACATATGCAAACTAATGTTTTAGAACACGAACCACATTTAGCTTTGTTTGTTACAAATAACAATCCTTTATTGTTTTATAATAAAATTGCTGATTTAGCTAAAAATCATCTTTTAAAAGATGGAAATTTATATTTTGAAATAAATCAATATCTAGGAAAAGAAACAATGGAATTATTAACTTCAAAAAAATTTAAAAATCCCGAACTTAAAAAAGACATGTTTGGAGAAGATAGAATGATTAAAGCTGGTTGTTAA
- a CDS encoding DEAD/DEAH box helicase, whose amino-acid sequence MLENFKNKAEILSKLGITALNPMQEAAHEAISSNSEIILLSPTGTGKTLAFLLPIIEALNPTTKNIQTLILVPSRELAIQIEQVIREMGSGYKANAVYGGRSGSKDRVEIKHPPAILIGTPGRIADHLDREVFEISAIKTLVLDEFDKSLEVGFEEDMKFIIETLNKVSKKVLTSATQKVKIPSFVGLKAPKKLSYLGEKTQKLKLQTVNAPTQNKLGSLVKLIAYIGEGNGIIFCNLKDSIQTVSDFLNEKNITHGCFSGDLEQQDRERALIKFRNGTHKILIATDLAARGIDIPELNFIIHYELPSRPDEFIHRNGRTARMHSNGTAYILKYENEELPVFIKNDEKINIHSSTNKLKTNTWKTLHISGGRKDKISKGDIAGLFFKQGNIKKEALGIIELKQDCAYVAVSSTNLNSLVNNLNNSRLKKKKVRISILK is encoded by the coding sequence ATGTTAGAAAACTTTAAAAATAAAGCTGAAATTCTTTCAAAACTAGGAATTACAGCTTTAAATCCAATGCAAGAAGCAGCTCACGAAGCTATTTCTTCAAATTCAGAAATTATACTCTTATCCCCTACTGGTACAGGAAAAACATTAGCGTTCTTGCTACCAATTATTGAAGCTCTAAACCCTACTACAAAAAATATACAAACTTTAATTCTTGTGCCATCTAGAGAACTTGCCATACAAATTGAACAGGTTATTAGAGAAATGGGAAGTGGCTACAAAGCCAATGCCGTTTATGGAGGAAGATCAGGTTCTAAAGATCGAGTAGAAATTAAACATCCGCCTGCAATATTAATTGGTACACCTGGTAGAATTGCTGATCATTTAGATAGAGAAGTTTTTGAGATTTCAGCCATAAAAACCTTAGTTTTAGATGAGTTTGATAAATCTTTAGAGGTTGGCTTTGAAGAAGATATGAAATTTATTATCGAAACTTTGAATAAGGTTTCAAAAAAAGTATTGACTTCTGCTACTCAAAAAGTTAAAATTCCTTCATTTGTGGGACTTAAAGCTCCAAAAAAATTAAGCTATTTAGGTGAAAAAACTCAAAAATTAAAACTTCAAACAGTTAATGCTCCTACACAAAACAAACTTGGTTCTTTAGTAAAATTGATAGCTTATATTGGAGAAGGTAATGGAATTATATTTTGTAATTTAAAAGATAGTATACAAACTGTAAGCGATTTTTTAAATGAAAAAAATATTACACACGGCTGTTTTTCAGGAGATTTAGAACAACAAGACAGAGAACGTGCATTGATTAAATTTAGAAATGGAACACATAAAATATTAATCGCTACAGATTTAGCTGCTAGAGGTATCGATATTCCCGAATTAAATTTTATTATTCATTATGAATTGCCATCAAGACCCGATGAATTTATTCACCGAAATGGAAGAACTGCACGTATGCACAGTAATGGAACTGCGTATATATTAAAATATGAGAACGAAGAATTACCTGTTTTTATTAAAAATGATGAAAAAATTAACATTCATAGTTCAACAAATAAATTAAAAACAAACACTTGGAAAACACTCCATATTTCAGGTGGTAGAAAAGATAAAATTTCAAAAGGAGACATTGCTGGTTTATTCTTTAAACAAGGAAATATTAAAAAAGAAGCACTTGGAATAATAGAATTAAAACAAGACTGTGCCTATGTTGCGGTTTCAAGTACAAACTTAAACTCCTTAGTAAACAACTTAAATAACAGTAGACTTAAAAAGAAAAAAGTTAGAATTAGTATTTTAAAATAA
- the trmD gene encoding tRNA (guanosine(37)-N1)-methyltransferase TrmD, whose product MRIDIITVSPELIKSPFEYSIIKRAIDKNLAEVHFHDLRTYALNSYGKIDDYQFGGGAGMVLMIEPIDKCISELKAARNYDEIIYMTPDAPTLNQQTANTLSLNKNMIILCGHYKGVDQRVRDLHITKEISIGDYVLSGGELGAAVLCDSIIRLIPGVLGDETSALTDSFQDDLLSPPVYTRPSEYKGLKVPEILLSGNFPKIEEWRNEKAFEHTKKIRPDLLED is encoded by the coding sequence ATGCGAATTGATATTATAACAGTTTCACCAGAATTAATTAAAAGCCCGTTTGAATATTCAATTATAAAACGTGCTATCGATAAAAACTTGGCCGAAGTACACTTTCACGATTTAAGAACCTATGCATTAAATAGCTACGGAAAAATAGATGATTATCAATTTGGAGGAGGTGCGGGTATGGTTTTAATGATTGAACCTATAGATAAATGTATTTCAGAATTAAAAGCAGCACGCAATTATGATGAAATTATTTATATGACACCCGATGCTCCAACTTTAAATCAACAAACTGCAAACACCTTGTCTTTAAACAAAAACATGATTATTTTATGTGGACATTATAAAGGTGTAGATCAACGTGTTAGAGATTTACATATTACAAAAGAAATATCTATTGGAGATTATGTTTTAAGTGGCGGTGAATTAGGTGCTGCGGTTTTATGCGACAGTATAATTCGATTAATTCCAGGTGTTTTAGGAGATGAAACTTCAGCTTTAACAGACTCATTTCAAGACGATTTACTTTCCCCTCCAGTATATACTAGACCTTCTGAATATAAAGGACTTAAAGTTCCGGAAATACTATTATCTGGTAATTTTCCAAAAATTGAAGAATGGCGAAATGAAAAAGCTTTTGAACATACAAAAAAAATTAGACCAGATTTGTTGGAAGACTAA
- the rplS gene encoding 50S ribosomal protein L19, producing METLVKFIQDEFVEKKEYPQFQAGDSITVYYEIKEGQKTRTQFFKGTVIQRRGTGASETFTIRKMSGTVGVERIFPINLPAIQKIEVNKHGRVRRARIFYFRGLTGKKARIAEKRR from the coding sequence ATGGAAACTTTAGTAAAATTTATACAAGACGAATTTGTAGAAAAGAAAGAATATCCTCAATTCCAAGCAGGAGATTCTATCACAGTTTATTACGAAATTAAAGAAGGACAAAAAACTCGTACACAGTTTTTTAAAGGAACAGTAATCCAAAGAAGAGGAACTGGAGCTTCAGAAACATTTACAATCAGAAAAATGTCTGGTACTGTTGGTGTAGAACGTATATTCCCAATTAATTTACCTGCAATTCAAAAAATTGAAGTTAACAAACATGGTAGAGTTCGTAGAGCACGTATTTTCTACTTTAGAGGTTTAACTGGTAAAAAAGCTAGAATCGCAGAAAAAAGACGTTAG